From the Streptococcus sanguinis genome, the window TTCCCCCATTTGAATCTGGGTTTCTATTCCGAGGTCTGAGTAAGTCAGGATATCCTGATCCAAGCGAATCGTGCCTGCTGGATAGAGGACAAGGATGGTTGAGCCGCCCAGACCAAAGCAGCCCTTCTCCTGTCCCCTGACCAAATGGTCCTGACTGTGATTGTATATTCTTCCGACCAAGAGAGCGCCTACTTCCATCTGCAGGACAGGTCCTAGGTCGGTATCTAAAAGACAGTATTCTCTTTTATTTTCCTTATAAATCAAACGCCGCTTCTGGGCTACCTGTCTGACCGTATGGAGGCGTCCCTTGATTTTTCGTCTTTGGGTAATTTTGCCAGATTCAGCCGCCAAATAGCGGTGCAGGTCTTCCACTCCTAAACGATAGACCAGCGCTGTTCCGCCAGTGAACAGCTGAGCTAAGTCATCATCCAGCAGTAAGTCAGGTAGCCTGTATGTTTGCCCCTTAATCAGCAGCTGCAAGTCCTGACTGATGGTAAAAGCCTCTAGCTTGGCATCCGCCACTGCCAGTACTTGATTGTCAGAACAGACTGGACGCAGACCAGGCTTGATTTTTCGCTGGAAGAAAGCCGCAAAACTAGAATAGGGGCCATCTTCATAGTCAGCTAAATCCAGCTGATAATTTTCCACAAAAGCTGCAATTTTCTTGCGAGAAAAAGGAGTGTAGTCTTTCAAAGTCAGAAGATAAGACAGGCTGGGTCGGGTCAGGACAGGTAACAGAAAGCGGCCCCAAGCAGTACCATAAAGCTTGTCTAACAGACCCGCCTTGTATTCTGTCGGTTCCACTACTTGGCCAGTCCTTCTCTGATAGACCTTAACCATGCGGGAGAACCCCCAGACCAATCAAGCTAGCAACAGCCAGAATCGCAAAGACCAGGTAGGCCAGCTTATTCGGCTTGGGAATTCGGCAGTTGTAGACAAATAGGAAGGTCAGCAAAAGAGACAAGCCCAGCCACACCCAAGCATAGAGATCAAGTGCCAGCCATTGACAGACCAGATAGGTCAGAGGAAAAAATAGGGCACTGTAAGTCACGGGCAAGCCGATAAAATAAGAGCCCAATCCTTCATCATGCTTGGCCAAGCG encodes:
- a CDS encoding phosphatidylserine decarboxylase → MVKVYQRRTGQVVEPTEYKAGLLDKLYGTAWGRFLLPVLTRPSLSYLLTLKDYTPFSRKKIAAFVENYQLDLADYEDGPYSSFAAFFQRKIKPGLRPVCSDNQVLAVADAKLEAFTISQDLQLLIKGQTYRLPDLLLDDDLAQLFTGGTALVYRLGVEDLHRYLAAESGKITQRRKIKGRLHTVRQVAQKRRLIYKENKREYCLLDTDLGPVLQMEVGALLVGRIYNHSQDHLVRGQEKGCFGLGGSTILVLYPAGTIRLDQDILTYSDLGIETQIQMGEKIGEKLCLND